TAAAATGCGCAAATGCTTGGTTAGCTTTTGCCATTCTATGGGTCTCTTCTCTTTTCTTAACGGCCGCGCCTTTACTTTCAAAGGCATCAATTAATTCGCCTGCTAAGCGCTGCATCATTCCTTTCTCACCACGGGAACGGGCTGCTTGTACAATCCAACGCATACCCAAGGCAACACTACGGTCCATGCGAACTTCTACTGGGACTTGATAAGTAGCACCACCCACGCGACGTGAACGTACTTCAACAGTAGGACGCACATTTTCCAAGGCTTGCTCAAAATAATTAAGAACGCCGCCTGCGCCAGTTCCGGTCTCACCGCTGTCTTCTTCAGATTTTTTGGATTTCTTAATACGCTCATCTAGTACATCAAGCGCACCATAAATAATTTTCTCAGCAGTCGATTTTTTTCCGCTGACCATTAGCACATTAATGAATTTTGCAAGCAATTCACTGTGATGTTTTGGGTCTGGCAGAATTTCTCTTTTTGGTACTTCTCTTCTTCTAGGCATGTCTAGTTTCCCACAATCAGATTATTTCTTATCTTTTGGTTTTTTTGTTCCGTATTTAGAACGACCTTGTTTACGATCATTAACCCCAGAAGTATCTAAACTTCCGCGAACTGTGTGATAGCGAACACCTGGTAAGTCTTTAACACGACCACCACGAATAAGTACCACAGAGTGTTCTTGTAAGTTATGGCCTTCACCACCAATATATGATGTAACTTCGAACCCGTTAGTTAAACGAACACGCGCAACCTTACGCATAGCTGAATTAGGCTTTTTAGGTGTTGTTGTATAAACACGGGTGCATACCCCTCGACGTTGCGGGCAAGATTCTAGCGCAGGGACAGAACTTTTGCGTTTTGCGTCCACACGAGGCTTTCTTACCAACTGATTAATAGTAGCCATTTATTATTAACTCCGAACTTTGCTTAAGATTATTTCGTATGCATAAGGAGGCCGGATTCTATATAGGTCCAGCAAGTTTGTCAAGTTCAAACTTGCTGAAATAGCCTTCTTTGCATATAAAATCGGTCTTAATGCTCTTCTCTATTATCTGCATTCAATGCTTCGCTTAAAGCATGCTCAACATCAATTGCGGTTACTGTGTGCGTAGCATGCTCACTTCCAGCTGCTTTTGCACGCTTAGCTTTACGTGTTTGATGATACGTATACCCAGTTCCGGCTGGTATCAATCTTCCTACCATAACGTTTTCTTTTAGACCACGTAACTCATCTAATTTTCCACTTACTGCTGCTTCGGTAAGAACGCGGGTGGTTTCTTGGAATGAGGCGGCAGAAATAAATGATTCTGTTGCTAATGAAGCTTTGGTGATACCCAGTAAGATTGGCGTACCATCAGCTGGCATTTTTCCTTCAGCAATCAGTTTATCATTTTCTTGTAACATTGCCGTTTCTTCTATTTGTTCTCCTATTAAGAACTTAGAGTCTCCAGCAAAGGTAATATTTCTCTTGCGTAACATTTGACGAACGATGGTTTCAATGTGTTTGTCGTTAATTTTTACCCCTTGCAAGCGATATACATCTTGGACTTCATTAACAATATAATTTGCTAATGCACCCACGCCCAAGAGACGTAGAATATCATGTGGATTAGGTGGCCCCTCGGCTACCGTTTCCCCTTTTTCTACATGCTCACCTTCAAACACAGAAATATGACGCCATTTTGGTATCAATTCTTCGTGTGCTTCGTGCTCTGAAGCAGTAATAATTAAACGTCGCTTCCCTTTTGTTTCTTTTCCAAAGCTCACTACCCCAGAGATTTCTGCCATAACTGCAGAATCTTTTGGTTTTCTTGCTTCAAACAAATCAGCAACGCGTGGAAGACCCCCGGTAATATCTCTTGTTTTCGAACGCTCTTGTGGAATACGAGCAATTACATCCCCAACGCCTACAGCACTACCATCTTCAAAATTGATGATAGCATCTACAGGTAGGTAGTATTGCGCTGGCACATTGGTACCGGCGAGATATATATCATCACCTTCATCTGATACCAACTTAACCATTGGTTTTAAGTCACGACCCGCTGTACCGCGTTGTTTAGCATCAATAACCACGATGTTACTTAAGCCGGTTAAATCGTCAGTTTGACGATTCATGGTAACGCCTTCAACCAAATCCACAAATTTCAATTTACCGCTCACTTCTGATATTACAGGGTGAGTATGTGGATCCCAATTGGCGATTACTTGACCCGCTTCAACTTTGGAGTTGTCGTGGACTGACAATACCGCGCCATACGGTAATTTATAGCGCTCACGTTCACGTCCAAATTCATCAGCAATCGTTACTTCTCCTGAACGGGACACGGCCACCAAATTACCATTTGCGTGTGTAACTGTTTTAATATTGTGTAAGCGAATAATACCCTTGTTCTTTATTTGAATATTATTTGCAGCAGTTGCTCGTGATGCAGCTCCTCCGATATGGAAGGTACGCATAGTTAACTGTGTACCTGGCTCCCCAATTGACTGAGCAGCGATAATACCTACTGCTTCACCGGTATTAACGAGATGCCCGCGTGCTAAATCACGACCATAACACTTGGCACATAAACCAAAACGGGTTTCGCAAGTAATTGGTGAGCGAACATATACTTGATCCACACCAATCTTTTCTAAATGTTCAACCCATTTTTCGTCTAATAAGGTCCCTGCCGTAACTACGGGTTCATTTTGATTAGGAACATATACATCCATAGCAACAACACGGCCTAATACTCTCTCATGCAATGGCTCTACAATGTCGCCACCTTCAATTAATGGCTGCATGAGAATGCCTTTCTCCGTGCCGCAATCATCTTCAGTAATAACAACGTCCTGCGCTACGTCTACTAATCTTCGAGTTAAATACCCGGAGTTAGCAGTTTTCAATGCGGTATCGGCCAAACCTTTACGTGCTCCGTGAGTAGAAATAAAGTATTGGAATACATTGAGACCTTCGCGGAAGTTCGCCGTAATAGGAGTTTCAATAATCGAACCATCTGGCGCTGCCATCAATCCCCGCATACCTGCAAGCTGTCTAATCTGAGCAGCAGAGCCTCTAGCACCTGAGTCGGCCATCATGAAAATAGGATTGAATGAATCTTGGCGTACTTTTTTGCCGCCTTTATCGACCACTTCTTCCGTAGCGATTTTTGCCATCATCGACTTGGCCACCATTTCGTTTGTACGTGACCAAATATCAATTACTTTATTGTAGCGCTCACCATTCGTTACAAGACCAGAACGGTATTGCGATTCGATCTCACGAACTTCATTATCTGCCTGCTCAATAATGCTTGCCTTGTCTTCAGGAATTTCCATATCTTCAATTCCGATCGAAGCTCCGGCGCGGGTTGCATATTTGAAACCCATATACATTAATTGATCCGCAAAGATAACCGTTTCTTTCAACCCAAAGCTCCGATAACAGCTATCTACCACTTTGGAGATAGTTTTCTTATTCATTACTTTATTGATGGTTGAAAATGGCATCTCTTTAGGCAATATATCGGCCAAAATAGCCCGGCCTACCGTTGTTTCTACCAGCTGAAACTGTCCTTCTTTTCCACTTTCATCAGGCATACGAATTTTTACTTTTGCATGAATATCTACAAGGCCTGCTTCATAAAAATTCTGAGCTTCCTGGAAGTTTGAAAATATTTTGCCTTCACCTTTAGCGTTTAGCCGCTCGCGTGTTAAGTAGTACAACCCTAAAACCACGTCCTGGCTAGGAACAATAATCGGCTCACCACTCGCGGGAGATAAGATATTATTAGTGGACATCATTAATGAGCGGGCTTCTAACTGCGCTTCGATAGTTAATGGTACGTGTACCGCCATTTGGTCCCCGTCGAAGTCGGCATTGTATGCTGTACACACTAACGGATGTAATTGAATCGCTTTACCTTCAATTAATACAGGTTCAAATGCTTGAATACCCAAACGGTGTAGTGTAGGCGCGCGGTTTAGAAGAATAGGGTGCTCGCGAATAACATCTTCTAAAATATCCCAAACTACCGGCTCTTCACGCTCTACCATTTTTTTAGCAGCTTTAATAGTAGTCGCTAAGCCCCTAAACTCTAATTTAGAAAATATAAAAGGCTTAAATAGCTCAAGCGCCATTTTTTTAGGCAATCCGCATTGATGCAGACGTAAGGTTGGCCCTACCACAATTACAGAACGACCAGAATAGTCTACCCGCTTACCAAGAAGGTTTTGGCGGAAACGACCTTGCTTACCTTTAATCATATCTGCTAATGATTTTAATGGTCGCTTATTAGTGCCAGTAATCGCACGTCCTCGTCTACCGTTGTCTAAAAGAGCATCAACCGACTCTTGTAGCATACGTTTTTCGTTACGCACGATAATATCGGGGGCATTTAAATCCAACAAACGTTTTAGTCGGTTATTACGGTTAATGACACGACGGTAAAGATCATTCAAATCAGAAGTAGCAAATCTACCACCGTCTAAAGGAACTAAGGGACGTAAGTCAGGCGGTAATACGGGCAATACGCTCATAATCATCCACTCTGGCTTATTGCCAGATTCCTGAAAAGCTTCCAGCAATTTAAGACGTTTAGTAATTTTCTTAATTTTAGTTTCGGAGTTCGTTGTAGGTAACTCTTCACGTAAAGATTGGACTTCCTCGTCAAGATCAATTTGCTTGAGCAAATCGCGGATTGCTTCTGCACCCATACGTGCATCAAACTCATCGCCATACTGCTCCATAGCTTCTAAATACGCTTCATCATTGAGAAGTTGACCACGCTCTAATTCGGTCATACCAGGGTCAACCACCACAAATGCTTCAAAGTAAAGCACGCGCTCAATATCACGCAAGGTCATATCTAATAACAAACCGATACGGGATGGTAGTGATTTTAAAAACCATATGTGGGCGACAGGACTGGCCAATTCAATATGCCCCATACGTTCCCGACGTACTTTAGCTAATGCGAGCTCTACGCCGCACTTTTCACATATCACGCCGCGGTGTTTAAGGCGTTTATATTTACCACATAAGCATTCATAGTCCTTAACAGGACCAAAGATTTTAGCGCAGAATAAGCCATCACGTTCCGGCTTAAATGTACGATAATTAATTGTTTCCGGCTTTTTAACTTCACCATAAGACCAAGAACGGATTAATTCCGGTGAAGCCAATGCAATGCGTATTGCATCAAACTCTTCACTCTGGCCTTGTTGTTTGAGCATGCCTAGCAGATCACTCATTACCGGTGGTTTTCTAATTGGTTCGTTGCTTAGAGTAGCCAAGTTTTCTCTCCAAAATGCAGTCAATTCAATAATGATTAATCGTGCTCAAGCTCGATATCAATTCCCAATGCGCGAATTTCTTTCAGCAATACATTGAAAGACTCCGGCATGCCAGGATCCATACGGTGATCACCGTCGACAATGTTTTTGTAGATTTTTGTTCTTCCACCAACATCGTCTGATTTTACAGTCAACATTTCTTGTAATGTATAAGCAGCACCATAGGCTTCTAAAGCCCATACCTCCATTTCCCCGAAGCGCTGACCACCAAACTGTGCTTTACCACCCAACGGTTGCTGGGTAACCAAGCTGTATGATCCTGTGGAACGAGCATGCATTTTATCATCGACCAAGTGGTTCAATTTGAGCATGTACATATACCCAACTGTTACCGGATTATCGAATTTTCGACCAGTTCTACCATCATATAAAGTTGTTTTACCATCAGAAGGCATACCAGCTAATTGCAGCATAGATTTAATCTCTGCTTCGCTAGCACCGTCAAACACCGGTGTTGCCATAGGAACACCAGCGCGCAGGTTATTAGCTAAAGTTTTTAGTTCATCTTCATCAAGATTATTTAAATCAATACGCTTTTCGCCATCGTGGTTATATATTTTAGTTAAGTATTCTTTAATTTCAGACGATTTACGCTTGGAATCTATCATCTCTCCAATACGTAAGCCTAATCCCTTCGCTGCCAAGCCTAAGTGAGTTTCTAACACCTGGCCTATATTCATACGAGAAGGAACGCCTAATGGATTTAAAACGATATCTACCGGAGTACCATCTTCCATATAAGGCATATCTTCCATTGGCACTACTATGGAAATTACCCCTTTGTTACCATGTCGTCCGGCCATTTTATCACCAGGCTGGATACGGCGTTTAACAGCAAGATAAACCTTAACAATCTTAAGTACACCAGGAGCAAGATCATCACCTTGTACAATTTTCTTGCGGTTATCGTTAAATCGTTTTTCAATTTCTTTTGCTAATAACTCTAATTGCTTGGAAGATTGTTCCAATTGTTGGCTAGCAACATCATCTTCTAAACGAATATCAAACCACTTTTCACGATCTGTTTTGTCTAAATAAGCAGCAGTAATTTTTGAACCAGATTTCAAACTTCCTGGGCCGCCCGTAGCCGTTTTATCTAAGAGTAAATTATAAACACGTTGATAAATGTCTTCTTCGCGAATGCGACGCTCGTCAATTAAGTCTTTACGAACACGAGCCAAGTGCTCTTCTTCAATGCTTTTAGCGCGTGCATCTTTATCCAGGCCATCACGCGTGAAAACTTGCACATCAATAATTGTTCCATTCATACCAGAAGGAACACGTAGAGAAGAGTCTTTCACATCAGAAGCTTTTTCACCGAAGATCGCACGTAAAAGTTTTTCTTCAGGAGTTAGTTGCGTTTCGCCTTTAGGCGTAACTTTACCTACCAGAATATCACCGGCACTCACTTCAGCCCCGATATAAACAATACCTGATTCATCGAGGTTCGCTAATGCCGCTTCACCTACGTTCGGTATATCCGAGGTAATTTCTTCAGTACCTAACTTGGTATCTCGAGCTATACAAGTTAATTCTTCAATATGAATGGTAGTGAATCTGTCTTCTTGTACAACGCGTTCAGAAATAAGAATAGAGTCCTCAAAGTTATAACCGTTCCAGGGCATGAAAGCTACTAACAAATTTTGCCCTAAAGCCAACTCACCCATATCTGTACACGGGCCGTCAGCTAAAATGTCGCCGCGATTAATACGGTCTCCATTCTTAACAATAGGAATTTGGTTAATACAGGTATCCTGATTAGAACGGAAATATTTAGTTAAATTATAAATATCTACTCCGGTCTCGCCAGCAGAGGTTTCATCATCATTAACTCTAACTACAATACGAGATGCATCCACGAGATCGATTATTCCACCTCGTTTAGCAACTACTGATACCCCGGAGTCAGAAGCAACTGTACGTTCCATACCGGTTCCAACCAAAGGTTTCTCAGCACGTAAGGTAGGTACTGCCTGACGTTGCATGTTTGATCCCATCAAAGCACGGTTAGCATCATCATGTTCCAAGAAAGGAATTAAAGAAGCCGCTACAGAAACAATCTGTTTGGGAGAGATATCCATGTAATTAATTTTATCTGGAGTAGTTAATGCAAACTCGTTCTGGTGTCTGCAAGGAACCAAATCTGCCAAAATTTTTCCATGTTTATCCACTGGAATATTCGATTGAGCAATATATTGATCCACTTCTTCAATCGCAGAAATGTATTCAATTTCATCCGTAACACGACCATCGATTACTTTTCTACAAGGCGTCTCAATAAAACCATATTGGTTCGTGCGCGCATACACAGACAGTGAGTTAATAAGACCAATGTTCGGACCCTCAGGCGTCTCGATAGGACAGACACGGCCATAATGGGTAGTATGTACGTCGCGAACTTCAAATCCTGCTCTTTCACGTGTTAGTCCACCTGGCCCCAATGCCGAAACACGGCGTTTATGTGTGACACCTGATAGAGGATTCACTTGATCCATAAATTGGGAAAGCTGACTTGAACCAAAGAATTCTTTAATAGCAGCAGATACGGGTTTAGCATTAATTAAATCTTGTGGCATCAAGTTTTCGGATTCAGCAAGACTCAAGCGCTCTTTTACCGCTCTTTCAACACGAACAAGCCCAACACGGAATTGATTTTCTGCCATTTCACCAACACTACGAACGCGTCGGTTTCCTAAATGATCAATGTCATCCACCATTCCAATGCCATTACGAATATCAATAAGCGTTTTAATAACAGCTAAAATATCTTCTTGAGTTAAAGTACCTGGCCCAGTATCTTCTTTTCGTCCAACACGACGGTTAAATTTCATACGTCCCACTGCGGAGAGATCATAGCGATCTTCTGCAAAAAATAGGTTTTTAAATAAAGCTTCAGCAGCTTCTTTCGTAGGTGGTTCGCCAGGACGCATCATGCGATAAATTTCTACTAAAGCTTCTAGTTGAGAGTTAGTAGGATCAACGCGTAAAGTATCTGAAATATAGGAACCATGATCTAAATCATTCGTATAAATCATGTCAAAATGATGAATACCATTCTCAATGAGAGCATCTAACAATTCAGGAGTAATCTCATCGTTAGCCTGCGCTAAGGATTCACCGGTTTCTTTATTAATAATAGATTTAGCCAGTACTTTACCAATTAGGTAATCAGTAGGAACAACTAAATCCTTCATATTACTTTTTTCCATTAACTTAATATGGCGGGTAGTAATACGACGACCTTGTTCAACGATCATCTCACCGGTTTTGGGTACCACAATATCAAAAGAGGCAATTTCGCCACGTAAACGAGCAGGTATAAGCTCAATATGAAATTCACCATTTTTAATATTACAAGCAGTTGATTCGAAAAATTGGGCTAGTATCTCTTCTGTTTCGTAGCCTAATGCACGTAATAAAATAGTTACCGGTAATTTTCTACGACGGTCAATACGTACATAAACAGAGTCCTTGGGATCAAACTCAAAGTCTAACCATGAACCACGGTAAGGAATAATACGAGCAGAATATAATAATTTACCAGAAGAGTGCGTTTTGCCTTTATCATGCTCAAAAATAACGCCAGGAGAACGGTGTAACTGTGAAACAACAACCCGTTCGGTTCCGTTAATGACAAAAGTGCCTACATCAGTCATTAATGGTATTTCACCCATGAAAACATCTTGCTCACGAATATCTTTAATAGGTTTTTGATCGCCAGGAGCATCTTTATCAAGAACTACCAAACGAATTTTTACACGTAAAGGGGCTGAATAGGTTAATCCACGTAGTTTACACTCTCTTACGTCGAAAGCGGGTTCGCCTAAACTGTAGCTCATGTATTCCAATCGGGCATTACCAGAAAAACTTTGAATAGGGAATACAGAAGAAAATGCTGCGTGTAGACCGGTGCTTGCTTGATTAGCGGCAGTTGGATCGGCAATTAAAAAATCGCTATAAGATTTAAGCTGAATCTCTAGCAAATTAGGGATGGGCATTTGCTCAGCTTGTCTACCAAAGCTCTTGCGAAATCGTTTTTTCTCAGCATGTGTATATTGAGGTTTAGCAACTGCTTCGGCCATGGTATTTCCTCTAAAAATTATTGAAAGTCTTCAAACACGTAAACCCAGCCAT
Above is a window of Legionella adelaidensis DNA encoding:
- the rpoB gene encoding DNA-directed RNA polymerase subunit beta, which translates into the protein MAEAVAKPQYTHAEKKRFRKSFGRQAEQMPIPNLLEIQLKSYSDFLIADPTAANQASTGLHAAFSSVFPIQSFSGNARLEYMSYSLGEPAFDVRECKLRGLTYSAPLRVKIRLVVLDKDAPGDQKPIKDIREQDVFMGEIPLMTDVGTFVINGTERVVVSQLHRSPGVIFEHDKGKTHSSGKLLYSARIIPYRGSWLDFEFDPKDSVYVRIDRRRKLPVTILLRALGYETEEILAQFFESTACNIKNGEFHIELIPARLRGEIASFDIVVPKTGEMIVEQGRRITTRHIKLMEKSNMKDLVVPTDYLIGKVLAKSIINKETGESLAQANDEITPELLDALIENGIHHFDMIYTNDLDHGSYISDTLRVDPTNSQLEALVEIYRMMRPGEPPTKEAAEALFKNLFFAEDRYDLSAVGRMKFNRRVGRKEDTGPGTLTQEDILAVIKTLIDIRNGIGMVDDIDHLGNRRVRSVGEMAENQFRVGLVRVERAVKERLSLAESENLMPQDLINAKPVSAAIKEFFGSSQLSQFMDQVNPLSGVTHKRRVSALGPGGLTRERAGFEVRDVHTTHYGRVCPIETPEGPNIGLINSLSVYARTNQYGFIETPCRKVIDGRVTDEIEYISAIEEVDQYIAQSNIPVDKHGKILADLVPCRHQNEFALTTPDKINYMDISPKQIVSVAASLIPFLEHDDANRALMGSNMQRQAVPTLRAEKPLVGTGMERTVASDSGVSVVAKRGGIIDLVDASRIVVRVNDDETSAGETGVDIYNLTKYFRSNQDTCINQIPIVKNGDRINRGDILADGPCTDMGELALGQNLLVAFMPWNGYNFEDSILISERVVQEDRFTTIHIEELTCIARDTKLGTEEITSDIPNVGEAALANLDESGIVYIGAEVSAGDILVGKVTPKGETQLTPEEKLLRAIFGEKASDVKDSSLRVPSGMNGTIIDVQVFTRDGLDKDARAKSIEEEHLARVRKDLIDERRIREEDIYQRVYNLLLDKTATGGPGSLKSGSKITAAYLDKTDREKWFDIRLEDDVASQQLEQSSKQLELLAKEIEKRFNDNRKKIVQGDDLAPGVLKIVKVYLAVKRRIQPGDKMAGRHGNKGVISIVVPMEDMPYMEDGTPVDIVLNPLGVPSRMNIGQVLETHLGLAAKGLGLRIGEMIDSKRKSSEIKEYLTKIYNHDGEKRIDLNNLDEDELKTLANNLRAGVPMATPVFDGASEAEIKSMLQLAGMPSDGKTTLYDGRTGRKFDNPVTVGYMYMLKLNHLVDDKMHARSTGSYSLVTQQPLGGKAQFGGQRFGEMEVWALEAYGAAYTLQEMLTVKSDDVGGRTKIYKNIVDGDHRMDPGMPESFNVLLKEIRALGIDIELEHD
- the rpoC gene encoding DNA-directed RNA polymerase subunit beta', with product MSDLLGMLKQQGQSEEFDAIRIALASPELIRSWSYGEVKKPETINYRTFKPERDGLFCAKIFGPVKDYECLCGKYKRLKHRGVICEKCGVELALAKVRRERMGHIELASPVAHIWFLKSLPSRIGLLLDMTLRDIERVLYFEAFVVVDPGMTELERGQLLNDEAYLEAMEQYGDEFDARMGAEAIRDLLKQIDLDEEVQSLREELPTTNSETKIKKITKRLKLLEAFQESGNKPEWMIMSVLPVLPPDLRPLVPLDGGRFATSDLNDLYRRVINRNNRLKRLLDLNAPDIIVRNEKRMLQESVDALLDNGRRGRAITGTNKRPLKSLADMIKGKQGRFRQNLLGKRVDYSGRSVIVVGPTLRLHQCGLPKKMALELFKPFIFSKLEFRGLATTIKAAKKMVEREEPVVWDILEDVIREHPILLNRAPTLHRLGIQAFEPVLIEGKAIQLHPLVCTAYNADFDGDQMAVHVPLTIEAQLEARSLMMSTNNILSPASGEPIIVPSQDVVLGLYYLTRERLNAKGEGKIFSNFQEAQNFYEAGLVDIHAKVKIRMPDESGKEGQFQLVETTVGRAILADILPKEMPFSTINKVMNKKTISKVVDSCYRSFGLKETVIFADQLMYMGFKYATRAGASIGIEDMEIPEDKASIIEQADNEVREIESQYRSGLVTNGERYNKVIDIWSRTNEMVAKSMMAKIATEEVVDKGGKKVRQDSFNPIFMMADSGARGSAAQIRQLAGMRGLMAAPDGSIIETPITANFREGLNVFQYFISTHGARKGLADTALKTANSGYLTRRLVDVAQDVVITEDDCGTEKGILMQPLIEGGDIVEPLHERVLGRVVAMDVYVPNQNEPVVTAGTLLDEKWVEHLEKIGVDQVYVRSPITCETRFGLCAKCYGRDLARGHLVNTGEAVGIIAAQSIGEPGTQLTMRTFHIGGAASRATAANNIQIKNKGIIRLHNIKTVTHANGNLVAVSRSGEVTIADEFGRERERYKLPYGAVLSVHDNSKVEAGQVIANWDPHTHPVISEVSGKLKFVDLVEGVTMNRQTDDLTGLSNIVVIDAKQRGTAGRDLKPMVKLVSDEGDDIYLAGTNVPAQYYLPVDAIINFEDGSAVGVGDVIARIPQERSKTRDITGGLPRVADLFEARKPKDSAVMAEISGVVSFGKETKGKRRLIITASEHEAHEELIPKWRHISVFEGEHVEKGETVAEGPPNPHDILRLLGVGALANYIVNEVQDVYRLQGVKINDKHIETIVRQMLRKRNITFAGDSKFLIGEQIEETAMLQENDKLIAEGKMPADGTPILLGITKASLATESFISAASFQETTRVLTEAAVSGKLDELRGLKENVMVGRLIPAGTGYTYHQTRKAKRAKAAGSEHATHTVTAIDVEHALSEALNADNREEH
- the rpsG gene encoding 30S ribosomal protein S7, coding for MPRRREVPKREILPDPKHHSELLAKFINVLMVSGKKSTAEKIIYGALDVLDERIKKSKKSEEDSGETGTGAGGVLNYFEQALENVRPTVEVRSRRVGGATYQVPVEVRMDRSVALGMRWIVQAARSRGEKGMMQRLAGELIDAFESKGAAVKKREETHRMAKANQAFAHFRWN
- the rpsL gene encoding 30S ribosomal protein S12, whose product is MATINQLVRKPRVDAKRKSSVPALESCPQRRGVCTRVYTTTPKKPNSAMRKVARVRLTNGFEVTSYIGGEGHNLQEHSVVLIRGGRVKDLPGVRYHTVRGSLDTSGVNDRKQGRSKYGTKKPKDKK